A window from Populus trichocarpa isolate Nisqually-1 chromosome 3, P.trichocarpa_v4.1, whole genome shotgun sequence encodes these proteins:
- the LOC7468860 gene encoding uncharacterized protein LOC7468860 isoform X1, protein MLNIECFIIVLVHGLFMCHNLIDIIFIHFKLLLNVLKDIMEGLESSDKAAWTKEMLHIFCDICIKAIDMGMRPNTHFDKPGWKFLITSFKEQTGHAFTKTQLKNKWDGCKKDWRIWNKLVSETGVGWNSELGTIAASDEWWKQKIQEIRGAKKFRHVGIEPSLKNKFDRMYSNIVATGAFAWAPSSGVPAGSGVDPGTSNADIADDGLEEGSGDSEEDVIPDFQTDMARMVGGIHMSSSTNTKSGEKRKERDHYDVRGRKKKTSGIGVKLLTRCNHLLESMSTKSDSTSVNMDREGCSIPEVMAELHSIPGVSVDDDFHDFATEYLSLRRKREMWSSMGDMQQKLRWLQRMYERSKRA, encoded by the exons ATGCTAAACATTGAGTGCTTTATTATTGTATTAGTCCACGGTTTATTTATGTGCCACaatttaattgatatcatttttattcatttcaaacttttgttaaatgttttaaaagataTCATGGAAGGGCTTGAATCTTCTGATAAGGCTGCTTGGACAAAGGAAATGTTGCatatattttgtgatatatGCATTAAGGCAATTGATATGGGAATGAGACCTAATACTCATTTCGATAAACCGGGGTGGAAATTTCTTATAACATCATTTAAAGAACAAACTGGGCATGCATTTACTaaaacacaattgaaaaacaaatgggatggaTGCAAAAAGGATTGGAGGATATGGAATAAGCTGGTTTCTGAAACCGGTGTTGGCTGGAATAGTGAATTAGGCACAATTGCAGCTAGTGATGAGTGgtggaaacaaaaaattcag gAAATTAGAGGAGCCAAAAAATTCAGACATGTCGGTATTGAGCCGtctttaaagaataaatttgacCGAATGTATTCCAACATTGTCGCAACTGGAGCGTTTGCATGGGCTCCTTCATCAGGTGTACCTGCTGGCAGTGGTGTTGATCCTGGTACAAGCAATGCCGACATTGCTGATGATGGTTTGGAAGAGGGCAGCGGTGATTCGGAGGAAGATGTGATTCCAGATTTCCAGACTGATATGGCTCGAATGGTTGGAGGGATACATATGTCTAGCAGCACCAATACAAAAAGCGgcgagaaaagaaaagaacgagaTCATTATGATGTGCgaggtagaaagaagaaaacatctgGAATTGGTGTTAAGTTGCTGACAAGGTGCAATCATCTACTTGAGAGTATGTCAACTAAGAGTGATTCGACGTCTGTTAATATGGATCGTGAAGGCTGTAGTATTCCCGAGGTCATGGCTGAACTGCACTCCATTCCTGGAGTTTCAGTTGACGATGATTTTCATGACTTCGCTACGGAGTATCTTAGtctaagaaggaaaagagaaatgtgGTCCAGTATGGGCGATATGCAACAGAAGTTGCGATGGTTGCAGCGAATGTATGAACGAAGTAAACGTGCTTAG
- the LOC18104659 gene encoding protein ALP1-like, producing the protein MDDPRFNNIFNEDFDGNYDDVMNRIVDQINYPSCGVNGASVDGAGDDSNGNDSDDSNDDDDDDDADIDGDSDDDDAFIIRRHFDREKLNLCTAGAINAYYINYMYKEPCMVSYNTGMRWLTEVLRGHWKRSVNMFRMDATTLLSLCTDLETHHGLKPSRRMSVIEKVAMFLFTIAVGASNRQVQERFQHSGETVSRCFKEVLKSLRLFAVEIIKPVDPQFTSTPREIAMNPRFMPHFKNCVGAIDGTHVRACVPAANQIPFIGRKGVPTQNVMAACSFDMQFMFVWAGWEGSAHDTRIFLEAIDNSTINFPKPPEGKYYLVDAGYPNEYGYLGPYKGERYHFQEFRRRGQPSGRKEVFNRAHSSLRNVIERSFGVWKQRWRILQNMPAYPYKTQVEIVVASMALHNYIRRRSQDDAVFSEYDRNPNLIPDDFLPDTVQASAVQGSQRPSRMDFVRDGIANSLMEQ; encoded by the exons atggatgatccacgatttaataacatatttaatGAAGATTTCGATGGTAATTATGATGATGTAATGAACCGGATTGtagatcaaattaattatcctagttgTGGAGTTAATGGTGCTTCAGTTGATGGTGCCGGAGATGATAGTAATGGAAACGACTCCGACGACAGTAATGACgacgacgatgatgatgatgccgaCATTGACGGTGATAGTGATGATGACGATGCATTTATTATAAGGAGGCATTTTGATagggaaaaattaaatttatgcacAGCTGGAGCTATAAACgcgtattatattaattatatgtataaagaaCCATGTATGGTTTCCTATAACACAGGGATGCGTTGGTTGACGGAGGTTTTAAGAGGTCATTGGAAACGAAGTGTTAACATGTTCAGGATGGACGCAACAACTTTGTTGAGTTTGTGCACCGACTTGGAAACGCACCATGGCTTAAAACCGTCAAGAAGAATGAGCGTTATTGAAAAGGTGGCAATGTTTCTATTTACAATAGCAGTTGGGGCGTCAAATAGACAAGTGCAGGAAAGATTCCAGCATTCAGGTGAAACTGTTAGTAGATGTTTTAAAGAAGTGCTTAAATCATTACGTTTGTTTGCTGTAGAAATCATAAAACCAGTAGATCCACAATTTACGAGCACACCAAGAGAAATTGCTATGAATCCAAGATTTATGCCACATTTCaag AATTGTGTTGGTGCAATTGATGGAACACATGTTCGTGCATGCGTACCAGCTGCAAATCAAATTccatttattggaagaaaaggtgTACCAACACAAAATGTAATGGCCGCTTGTAGTTTCGACATGCAATTCATGTTCGTGTGGGCAGGATGGGAAGGCAGTGCACACGATACTCGTATTTTTCTGGAGGCTATTGACAATAGCACTATCAACTTTCCAAAACCTCCAGAAG gaaaatacTATTTGGTTGATGCTGGATATCCAAACGAGTATGGATATTTGGGTCCCTACAAAGGCGAGAGGTATCACTTCCAAGAATTTAGACGTCGTGGACAACCAAGTGGTCGGAAAGAAGTGTTTAATCGTGCACACTCGTCACTACGTAACGTGATCGAACGTTCTTTTGGGGTATGGAAACAGAGGTGgagaattttgcaaaacatgcCTGCTTATCCATACAAAACACAAGTTGAAATTGTAGTTGCATCAATGgcactacataattatattagaaggagatcgcaagATGATGCAGTTTTTTCTGAGTATGATCGCAACCCCAATTTGATTCCAGATGACTTTTTGCCTGATACTGTTCAGGCTTCGGCCGTTCAAGGCTCACAGAGGCCTTCACGTATGGATTTTGTACGCGATGGAATTGCCAATAGTTTGATGGAACAATAA
- the LOC7460268 gene encoding cytochrome P450 714C3 isoform X1, translated as MNSILKSVNGFISSESAREYAKKEFNAILWIALITITALLLDKVFTLFRLWSKASKIPGPPCNSFFGHGNLGSRENFIDLLSESHDKYGSVFKLWLGPTQLLVSMKDPTLIKDMLSKAGDKLPCIGKAFRLAFGRSSLFFCSYDQAQKGRESLALELDDKMLGRANVIPKNVVDCIMEGVDASMSTGSVDCKLISQHMAFTILGTTLFGDTFLAWSKATFYEELLMMIAKDASFWASYRFTPFWKRGFWRYQSLCTELKCLTLDIVQQCGKNYKLFCHMDQNSHIGTAKVGIKAASGAPPSSGVEMQDNFFYQELGGDLIAREEPCGNIMGLMFHGCIATTSLIGSILERLVADAEIQDKIYSEIMKVKKGSVREDQDVEEMLLLLATIYESARLLPAGPLLQRCSLKDDLILKNGMLIPAGALLVVPAQLLQMDGSSWGSDASKFNPYRFLSKAGKGSDLVQDTSFTEEAADPIPCSFVLNDPNDDAAFLPFGSGMRTCVGQKFVIRGVATLFASLLERYEVRPRPQLGNDPKSTTNPEIVFVKRSR; from the exons ATGAATTCAATTTTGAAGTCAGTGAACGGTTTCATTTCATCGGAATCCGCAAGAGAGTATGCGAAGAAGGAATTCAATGCGATTCTATGGATCGCCTTGATTACCATTACCGCTCTTTTGCTTGATAAGGTCTTTACGCTGTTTAGATTATGGTCCAAAGCTAGTAAGATCCCTGGACCGCCTTGTAATTCCTTTTTTGGCCATGGAAACCTCGGTTCTCGTGAGAATTTCATCG ATCTTTTATCGGAGTCGCATGATAAATATGGATCAGTTTTCAAGTTGTGGTTGGGGCCAACTCAGCTTTTGGTATCTATGAAGGACCCAACCCTTATCAAAGATATGCTTTCGAAGGCTGGAGATAAATTGCCTTGCATTGGGAAGGCATTTCGTTTGGCCTTTGGACGATCAAGTCTCTTCTTTTGCTCATATGACCAG GCACAAAAGGGAAGAGAATCACTAGCGTTGGAATTGGATGATAAAATGCTTGGGAGAGCGAATGTAATCCCTAAAAATGTTGTGGACTGTATCATGGAAGGAGTCGATGCTAGTATGAGCACGGGAAGTGttgattgtaaattaatttCACAGCATATGGCTTTTACCATTTTGGGGACCACGCTTTTTGGAGATACATTCCTGGCTTGGTCCAAGGCAACTTTTTATGAGGAGCTTCTGATGATGATTGCTAAAGATGCTTCCTTTTGGGCTTCATATAGATTTACACCTTTCTGGAAACGGGGATTTTGGAGGTACCAGTCATTGTGCACGGAATTGAAATGCTTAACTCTAGACATTGTTCAACAGTgtggaaaaaattacaaactatTTTGCCATATGGATCAAAACTCTCACATTGGAACTGCAAAAGTAGGAATAAAGGCTGCATCTGGTGCACCACCTTCTTCCGGTGTTGAGATGcaagataattttttctatCAGGAGCTTGGTGGTGATCTTATTGCAAGAGAAGAACCATGTGGAAATATTATGGGTTTGATGTTTCATGGATGCATAGCCACTACAAGTTTAATTGGTAGTATCCTGGAGAGGCTTGTTGCAGATGCAGAGATACAGGATAAG ATATATTCTGAGATAATGAAGGTAAAGAAGGGTTCAGTGAGAGAAGATCAAGATGTTGAGGAAATGCTTTTGTTATTGGCAACTATTTATGAATCAGCCCGTCTTCTGCCAGCAGGACCTTTGCTGCAGAGATGCTCTTTGAAAGATG ATTTGATTCTTAAAAATGGTATGTTAATACCAGCTGGAGCACTACTTGTTGTGCCTGCACAATTGCTGCAGATGGATGGTTCTAGTTGGGGCAGTGATGCTAGCAAATTTAATCCATATCGATTTTTATCAAAAGCTGGAAAGGGCTCTGATTTGGTGCAGGATACATCATTTACAG AAGAAGCTGCAGATCCAATTCCGTGTTCATTCGTTTTGAATGATCCAAATGATGATGCAGCATTTCTTCCCTTCGGTTCTGGCATGCGGACTTGTGTGGGTCAGAAATTTGTAATCCGTGGAGTTGCCACTTTGTTTGCTTCATTGCTTGAACGCTATGAG GTAAGGCCCCGTCCTCAATTGGGAAATGACCCAAAATCAACAACTAATCCGGAGATAGTCTTTGTGAAAAGAAGCCGCTGA
- the LOC7468860 gene encoding uncharacterized protein LOC7468860 isoform X2 has translation MEGLESSDKAAWTKEMLHIFCDICIKAIDMGMRPNTHFDKPGWKFLITSFKEQTGHAFTKTQLKNKWDGCKKDWRIWNKLVSETGVGWNSELGTIAASDEWWKQKIQEIRGAKKFRHVGIEPSLKNKFDRMYSNIVATGAFAWAPSSGVPAGSGVDPGTSNADIADDGLEEGSGDSEEDVIPDFQTDMARMVGGIHMSSSTNTKSGEKRKERDHYDVRGRKKKTSGIGVKLLTRCNHLLESMSTKSDSTSVNMDREGCSIPEVMAELHSIPGVSVDDDFHDFATEYLSLRRKREMWSSMGDMQQKLRWLQRMYERSKRA, from the exons ATGGAAGGGCTTGAATCTTCTGATAAGGCTGCTTGGACAAAGGAAATGTTGCatatattttgtgatatatGCATTAAGGCAATTGATATGGGAATGAGACCTAATACTCATTTCGATAAACCGGGGTGGAAATTTCTTATAACATCATTTAAAGAACAAACTGGGCATGCATTTACTaaaacacaattgaaaaacaaatgggatggaTGCAAAAAGGATTGGAGGATATGGAATAAGCTGGTTTCTGAAACCGGTGTTGGCTGGAATAGTGAATTAGGCACAATTGCAGCTAGTGATGAGTGgtggaaacaaaaaattcag gAAATTAGAGGAGCCAAAAAATTCAGACATGTCGGTATTGAGCCGtctttaaagaataaatttgacCGAATGTATTCCAACATTGTCGCAACTGGAGCGTTTGCATGGGCTCCTTCATCAGGTGTACCTGCTGGCAGTGGTGTTGATCCTGGTACAAGCAATGCCGACATTGCTGATGATGGTTTGGAAGAGGGCAGCGGTGATTCGGAGGAAGATGTGATTCCAGATTTCCAGACTGATATGGCTCGAATGGTTGGAGGGATACATATGTCTAGCAGCACCAATACAAAAAGCGgcgagaaaagaaaagaacgagaTCATTATGATGTGCgaggtagaaagaagaaaacatctgGAATTGGTGTTAAGTTGCTGACAAGGTGCAATCATCTACTTGAGAGTATGTCAACTAAGAGTGATTCGACGTCTGTTAATATGGATCGTGAAGGCTGTAGTATTCCCGAGGTCATGGCTGAACTGCACTCCATTCCTGGAGTTTCAGTTGACGATGATTTTCATGACTTCGCTACGGAGTATCTTAGtctaagaaggaaaagagaaatgtgGTCCAGTATGGGCGATATGCAACAGAAGTTGCGATGGTTGCAGCGAATGTATGAACGAAGTAAACGTGCTTAG
- the LOC7460268 gene encoding cytochrome P450 78A5 isoform X2, which yields MNSILKSVNGFISSESAREYAKKEFNAILWIALITITALLLDKVFTLFRLWSKASKIPGPPCNSFFGHGNLGSRENFIDLLSESHDKYGSVFKLWLGPTQLLVSMKDPTLIKDMLSKAGDKLPCIGKAFRLAFGRSSLFFCSYDQAQKGRESLALELDDKMLGRANVIPKNVVDCIMEGVDASMSTGSVDCKLISQHMAFTILGTTLFGDTFLAWSKATFYEELLMMIAKDASFWASYRFTPFWKRGFWRYQSLCTELKCLTLDIVQQCGKNYKLFCHMDQNSHIGTAKVGIKAASGAPPSSGVEMQDNFFYQELGGDLIAREEPCGNIMGLMFHGCIATTSLIGSILERLVADAEIQDKIYSEIMKVKKGSVREDQDVEEMLLLLATIYESARLLPAGPLLQRCSLKDDLILKNGMLIPAGALLVVPAQLLQMDGSSWGSDASKFNPYRFLSKAGKGSDLVQDTSFTGKAPSSIGK from the exons ATGAATTCAATTTTGAAGTCAGTGAACGGTTTCATTTCATCGGAATCCGCAAGAGAGTATGCGAAGAAGGAATTCAATGCGATTCTATGGATCGCCTTGATTACCATTACCGCTCTTTTGCTTGATAAGGTCTTTACGCTGTTTAGATTATGGTCCAAAGCTAGTAAGATCCCTGGACCGCCTTGTAATTCCTTTTTTGGCCATGGAAACCTCGGTTCTCGTGAGAATTTCATCG ATCTTTTATCGGAGTCGCATGATAAATATGGATCAGTTTTCAAGTTGTGGTTGGGGCCAACTCAGCTTTTGGTATCTATGAAGGACCCAACCCTTATCAAAGATATGCTTTCGAAGGCTGGAGATAAATTGCCTTGCATTGGGAAGGCATTTCGTTTGGCCTTTGGACGATCAAGTCTCTTCTTTTGCTCATATGACCAG GCACAAAAGGGAAGAGAATCACTAGCGTTGGAATTGGATGATAAAATGCTTGGGAGAGCGAATGTAATCCCTAAAAATGTTGTGGACTGTATCATGGAAGGAGTCGATGCTAGTATGAGCACGGGAAGTGttgattgtaaattaatttCACAGCATATGGCTTTTACCATTTTGGGGACCACGCTTTTTGGAGATACATTCCTGGCTTGGTCCAAGGCAACTTTTTATGAGGAGCTTCTGATGATGATTGCTAAAGATGCTTCCTTTTGGGCTTCATATAGATTTACACCTTTCTGGAAACGGGGATTTTGGAGGTACCAGTCATTGTGCACGGAATTGAAATGCTTAACTCTAGACATTGTTCAACAGTgtggaaaaaattacaaactatTTTGCCATATGGATCAAAACTCTCACATTGGAACTGCAAAAGTAGGAATAAAGGCTGCATCTGGTGCACCACCTTCTTCCGGTGTTGAGATGcaagataattttttctatCAGGAGCTTGGTGGTGATCTTATTGCAAGAGAAGAACCATGTGGAAATATTATGGGTTTGATGTTTCATGGATGCATAGCCACTACAAGTTTAATTGGTAGTATCCTGGAGAGGCTTGTTGCAGATGCAGAGATACAGGATAAG ATATATTCTGAGATAATGAAGGTAAAGAAGGGTTCAGTGAGAGAAGATCAAGATGTTGAGGAAATGCTTTTGTTATTGGCAACTATTTATGAATCAGCCCGTCTTCTGCCAGCAGGACCTTTGCTGCAGAGATGCTCTTTGAAAGATG ATTTGATTCTTAAAAATGGTATGTTAATACCAGCTGGAGCACTACTTGTTGTGCCTGCACAATTGCTGCAGATGGATGGTTCTAGTTGGGGCAGTGATGCTAGCAAATTTAATCCATATCGATTTTTATCAAAAGCTGGAAAGGGCTCTGATTTGGTGCAGGATACATCATTTACAG GTAAGGCCCCGTCCTCAATTGGGAAATGA
- the LOC7460269 gene encoding cysteine proteinase inhibitor 6 translates to MISPSFISPLLTLAVVLAVTITPQISASGGFCQEKMATLGGVHDSQSSQNSAEIDSLARFAVDEHNKKENAILEFARVVKAKEQVVAGTMHHLTIEAVEAGKKKLYEAKVWVKPWLNFKELHEFKDAGDVPVFTSSDLGVKRDGHAPGWRAVPVHDPSVQDAAVHALKSIQQRSNSLFPYELQEVVHANAEVVDDSAKFDMLLKVKRGSTEEKFKVLVHKNNEGNYHLNQMEPHA, encoded by the exons ATGATCTCCCCTTCCTTCATCTCTCCATTACTCACACTAGCTGTTGTCCTTGCCGTTACAATCACCCCTCAAATTTCTGCCTCTGGAGGATTCTGTCAGGAGAAAATGGCCACTCTCGGCGGCGTTCACGACTCTCAAAGCTCCCAAAATAGCGCCGAGATCGACAGCCTCGCTCGCTTCGCTGTCGATGAACACAACAAGAAAGAG aatGCGATATTGGAGTTTGCGAGGGTAGTGAAGGCGAAAGAGCAAGTGGTTGCGGGGACAATGCATCATCTTACGATTGAAGCGGTTGAAGCGGGGAAGAAGAAGCTTTATGAGGCCAAAGTCTGGGTTAAGCCGTGGCTTAACTTCAAGGAGTTGCACGAGTTCAAGGATGCCGGTGATGTTCCTGTGTTTACCTCCTCTGATCTCGGTGTCAAGAGAG ATGGTCATGCTCCTGGATGGCGAGCAGTGCCAGTGCATGATCCTTCAGTCCAAGATGCAGCAGTTCATGCTTTGAAGTCCATCCAGCAGAGGTCCAACTCTCTGTTCCCTTATGAACTTCAAGAGGTCGTTCATGCAAATGCTGAG GTGGTAGATGATTCTGCAAAATTTGATATGCTTCTCAAGGTGAAGAGGGGAAGCACTGAAGAGAAATTCAAGGTATTGGTGCACAAGAACAATGAGGGCAACTACCATCTCAATCAGATGGAGCCACATGCCTGA